A genomic stretch from Kineosporia corallincola includes:
- a CDS encoding alpha/beta fold hydrolase has translation MSVVVSADGTPIAYSRTGSGPALVLVDGAFGHRAFGPNENLAPVLAHRFTVYTYDRRGRGGSSDAEPFAVEREYEDLAAVIGEAGGDAFVYGISSGAALVLDAVAHGVPAGRVAVFEAPFVVDGSRRPVPGDHQQQLAALLEAGERGKAVHWFMTKGVGLPPAFVILMRLMPAWRRLTAIAHTVPYDLAHLGDAGSGRPLSAARWAGIQTPVLVIDGGRSPAWMRTAMAELARTLPSASYQTLPGQMHVVKPQAIAPVLTSYFTG, from the coding sequence ATGAGCGTCGTGGTGTCGGCCGACGGAACACCCATCGCCTACAGCCGCACCGGTTCCGGGCCGGCGCTGGTGCTGGTCGACGGCGCCTTCGGGCACCGGGCGTTCGGGCCCAACGAGAACCTCGCGCCGGTGCTGGCCCATCGCTTCACCGTGTACACCTACGACCGGCGCGGCCGGGGCGGCAGCTCCGACGCCGAGCCGTTCGCGGTCGAGCGGGAGTACGAGGACCTGGCCGCGGTGATCGGCGAGGCCGGTGGGGACGCGTTCGTGTACGGCATCTCCTCCGGCGCCGCGCTGGTGCTCGACGCCGTCGCGCACGGCGTCCCGGCCGGGCGGGTGGCCGTGTTCGAGGCCCCGTTCGTGGTGGACGGCTCGCGCCGCCCGGTACCGGGCGACCACCAGCAGCAGCTCGCGGCCCTGCTGGAGGCCGGCGAGCGGGGCAAGGCGGTGCACTGGTTCATGACCAAGGGCGTCGGCCTGCCACCGGCTTTCGTCATCCTCATGCGGCTCATGCCGGCCTGGCGCCGGCTCACGGCCATCGCCCACACCGTGCCCTACGACCTGGCACACCTGGGGGACGCCGGTTCCGGGCGACCGCTGTCGGCGGCCCGCTGGGCGGGGATCCAGACGCCCGTGCTGGTGATCGACGGCGGCCGTAGCCCGGCCTGGATGCGCACCGCCATGGCCGAGCTGGCCCGCACCCTGCCCTCGGCCAGCTACCAGACGCTGCCCGGGCAGATGCACGTGGTGAAGCCGCAGGCGATCGCCCCGGTGCTGACGAGCTACTTCACCGGGTAG
- a CDS encoding ROK family protein, translated as MRRGNGGDGGRLPPRALAVVRHLLTHGPSTRAALGELLGLSDASMSRMARTLVDAGVVTERAERTADPVIGRPRRILTAVPGSRHVVGVKLTGDTAHGVLCDLGGTVIGSLDLPLPLPLPLPSSARTRGAVPVDGTVQVIGRLVRELGARAESVHGLGISLGGVVDGRAVVREGTFLGWRDVELGTLVSGHCGLPTVLTNDVAGLAREQLWFGAGRTHDTFGVITVGAGVGLAVVREGVVLEQLIDNGHLLAHAPVDSSGPACRLGHRGCVAAYLDREDVAARLGLRGTEVTAGRLTALDPDWPAGASRALGHLIATVAGGLQTERIVLAGEDAALLYGSPVTGQTLRERLRSSPVRLEVSTGPLTFTDWARGAGVAGIQGILGAL; from the coding sequence ATGCGCAGGGGGAACGGTGGTGACGGCGGGCGGCTCCCGCCCCGTGCCCTGGCTGTCGTCCGGCACCTGCTCACACACGGTCCCTCCACCCGGGCGGCCCTCGGCGAGCTGCTCGGGCTGTCCGACGCCTCGATGTCGCGGATGGCCCGCACGCTGGTGGACGCCGGTGTGGTCACCGAACGGGCCGAGCGCACCGCCGACCCGGTCATCGGCCGCCCGCGCCGGATCCTCACCGCGGTGCCCGGCAGCCGTCACGTGGTCGGCGTCAAGCTGACCGGCGACACCGCCCACGGCGTGCTGTGCGACCTCGGGGGCACGGTGATCGGCTCGCTGGACCTGCCGCTGCCGCTGCCGTTGCCGCTGCCGTCGTCGGCCCGGACCCGCGGCGCGGTGCCGGTGGACGGCACCGTGCAGGTGATCGGCCGCCTGGTGCGCGAGCTGGGCGCGAGGGCCGAAAGCGTTCACGGGCTGGGTATCTCGCTGGGTGGTGTGGTGGACGGGCGGGCCGTGGTGCGCGAGGGCACGTTCCTCGGCTGGCGGGACGTCGAACTGGGGACGCTGGTGTCCGGGCACTGCGGCCTGCCCACCGTGCTCACCAACGACGTGGCCGGGCTGGCCCGTGAGCAGCTGTGGTTCGGCGCGGGCCGCACGCACGACACGTTCGGGGTGATCACCGTCGGCGCCGGGGTGGGGCTGGCCGTGGTGCGCGAGGGCGTCGTGCTGGAGCAGCTCATCGACAACGGCCACCTGCTGGCCCACGCCCCCGTCGACTCCTCCGGCCCGGCCTGCCGGCTCGGGCACCGCGGGTGCGTGGCCGCCTACCTCGACCGCGAGGACGTGGCGGCGCGCCTGGGGCTTCGCGGCACCGAGGTGACGGCCGGGCGCCTCACCGCGCTCGACCCGGACTGGCCCGCGGGCGCCTCACGGGCCCTGGGGCACCTGATCGCCACCGTCGCCGGTGGCCTCCAGACCGAGCGGATCGTGCTGGCGGGCGAGGACGCCGCGCTGCTGTACGGCTCGCCGGTCACCGGGCAGACGCTGCGCGAGCGGCTGCGGTCCTCGCCGGTGCGGCTGGAGGTCTCCACCGGGCCACTGACGTTCACCGACTGGGCCCGTGGGGCCGGGGTGGCCGGGATCCAGGGCATTCTCGGGGCGCTGTGA
- a CDS encoding NAD-dependent epimerase/dehydratase family protein — MARVVVTGGAGKLGRAVVADLAAHGWDVVVFDRVAPPQPVREGVTFVPMDLTDYAQVLDAVLGVEERYERVDALVHLAAIPAPGLAGDHATFANNMSVSHNVVSAARRAGVKNIVWASSETVLGLPFDTPPPYVPVDEEYTPRPESTYSLVKTLEEEMARQLCRRDPQLKMIGLRFSNVMEPADYGEFPSYDADPALRRWNLWGYIDARDGAQAVRRALAHEATGADVFIIANADTVMSRPNRELLAQEFPGVEVRGEPGEHDTLLSIEKARRVLGFEPEHGWR, encoded by the coding sequence ATGGCTCGCGTGGTGGTGACCGGTGGTGCGGGGAAGCTGGGCCGGGCGGTGGTGGCGGACCTGGCCGCGCACGGCTGGGACGTGGTGGTGTTCGACCGCGTCGCGCCCCCGCAGCCGGTGCGGGAGGGCGTGACGTTCGTGCCGATGGACCTCACCGACTACGCGCAGGTGCTCGATGCCGTGCTCGGTGTGGAGGAGCGGTACGAGCGGGTGGACGCCCTCGTGCACCTGGCCGCGATCCCGGCTCCCGGGCTCGCGGGTGACCACGCCACCTTCGCCAACAACATGTCCGTCAGCCACAACGTGGTCTCGGCCGCTCGCCGGGCCGGGGTGAAGAACATCGTGTGGGCCTCCAGCGAGACCGTTCTCGGCCTGCCCTTCGACACCCCGCCGCCCTACGTGCCCGTGGACGAGGAGTACACACCCCGCCCGGAGAGCACGTACTCCCTGGTGAAGACGCTGGAGGAGGAGATGGCCCGGCAGCTGTGCCGTCGCGACCCGCAGCTGAAGATGATCGGGCTGCGGTTCTCCAACGTGATGGAGCCCGCCGACTACGGCGAGTTCCCCTCCTACGACGCCGATCCGGCCCTGCGCCGCTGGAACCTGTGGGGCTACATCGACGCCCGCGACGGCGCCCAGGCCGTGCGCCGGGCCCTGGCCCACGAGGCGACCGGCGCCGACGTGTTCATCATCGCCAACGCCGACACCGTGATGTCGCGGCCCAACCGGGAGCTGCTGGCCCAGGAGTTCCCCGGGGTCGAGGTGCGCGGCGAGCCGGGCGAGCACGACACCCTACTGTCCATCGAGAAGGCGCGCCGGGTACTGGGTTTCGAGCCGGAACACGGCTGGCGCTGA
- a CDS encoding beta-ketoacyl-[acyl-carrier-protein] synthase family protein — MVVSRDEVVVTGLGAITPLGGDVASTWDGLLAGRSGIGSCTLDHVGTFAAGVMAVDPVAKLPRPQANQLDRSQQAALVAAQEAWADAGSPDVDPERLAASVGTGVGGMASLLHEDDRLERAGVRRVSPRTVPLLMPNAAAAAISIEFGARAGVYTPVSACASGAEALAWGARLIRAGEADVVIAGGTDAAVTPIAVAGFQQARGLSRHPGDPADASRPFSADRNGFVLAEGAAVVVLESAAHAHARGARVHAVLAGSGIAADAHHMTAPSPEGTGQISAMCRALAQAGLGAQAISHVNAHATGTVVGDAAEARAIREVLGRATVTAPKAATGHLFGGAGALEAVFSTLSLVHGVVPPVRTLSQEGADPLIGLDLVTDRRDLPQRAVLSNSFGFGGQNVSLVLARP, encoded by the coding sequence GTGGTGGTTTCGCGGGACGAGGTCGTGGTGACGGGACTGGGGGCGATCACGCCGCTGGGCGGTGACGTCGCCTCGACCTGGGACGGGCTGCTGGCCGGGCGCTCCGGGATCGGCTCGTGCACGCTCGATCACGTGGGCACCTTCGCGGCCGGGGTGATGGCCGTGGACCCGGTGGCGAAACTGCCCCGGCCGCAGGCCAACCAGCTCGACCGCTCGCAGCAGGCGGCGCTGGTCGCGGCGCAGGAGGCCTGGGCCGACGCCGGCTCCCCCGACGTCGACCCGGAGCGGCTGGCCGCCTCGGTCGGCACCGGCGTCGGCGGGATGGCGAGCCTGCTGCACGAGGACGACCGGCTGGAGAGAGCCGGGGTGCGCCGGGTCTCGCCGCGCACCGTGCCGCTGCTGATGCCCAACGCCGCGGCGGCCGCGATCAGCATCGAGTTCGGCGCCCGGGCCGGGGTGTACACGCCGGTGTCGGCCTGCGCCTCCGGGGCCGAGGCGCTGGCCTGGGGCGCCCGGCTGATCCGGGCGGGCGAGGCGGACGTGGTGATCGCCGGGGGCACCGACGCCGCGGTCACCCCGATCGCCGTCGCCGGGTTCCAGCAGGCCCGGGGCCTGTCCCGGCACCCCGGTGACCCGGCCGACGCCTCCCGCCCGTTCTCCGCCGACCGCAACGGGTTCGTCCTGGCCGAGGGCGCCGCGGTGGTGGTGCTGGAGAGTGCCGCGCACGCCCACGCGCGCGGTGCCCGGGTGCACGCGGTGCTGGCCGGATCCGGGATCGCCGCCGACGCGCACCACATGACAGCGCCGTCCCCCGAAGGCACGGGACAGATCAGCGCGATGTGCCGGGCGCTCGCGCAGGCCGGGCTCGGCGCGCAGGCGATCTCGCACGTCAACGCGCACGCCACCGGCACCGTGGTGGGCGATGCCGCGGAGGCCCGGGCCATTCGTGAGGTGCTCGGACGGGCCACCGTCACCGCGCCGAAGGCCGCCACCGGGCACCTGTTCGGCGGGGCCGGCGCGCTGGAGGCCGTCTTCTCCACGCTGAGCCTCGTGCACGGGGTCGTCCCGCCCGTGCGCACCTTGAGCCAGGAGGGCGCCGACCCGCTGATCGGGCTGGACCTGGTGACCGATCGTCGCGATCTGCCCCAGCGGGCGGTGCTCAGCAACTCGTTCGGGTTCGGCGGGCAGAACGTCTCGCTGGTGCTGGCCAGGCCCTGA
- a CDS encoding TetR/AcrR family transcriptional regulator C-terminal domain-containing protein: MATRRTTTGGTRRRIMEQAARLCLERSGADPSVADIARAAGVYPNQITYHFGSKDSLMVHAAFLGLLNDAKRVEKVGARATDADAFRRNVSRAVLAMPSLPSVSRALAAAIARPELTHVVDTHLQLLFRQSEVYLSHVTTARGWNARRPLGLEARTFWSTALGATLLSRAGFSGDSADLDLAGTLTIHD, from the coding sequence GTGGCGACGAGACGAACGACGACCGGCGGCACCCGGCGCCGGATCATGGAGCAGGCGGCCAGGCTCTGCCTGGAACGGTCGGGCGCCGACCCGAGCGTCGCCGACATCGCCCGCGCGGCCGGCGTGTACCCGAACCAGATCACCTACCACTTCGGGTCGAAGGACTCGCTGATGGTGCACGCGGCCTTCCTCGGCCTGCTGAACGACGCCAAGCGCGTGGAGAAGGTCGGTGCACGAGCCACCGACGCGGACGCCTTCCGCCGCAACGTGTCCCGGGCCGTGCTGGCGATGCCGTCCCTGCCGTCGGTGTCGCGGGCCCTGGCCGCGGCGATCGCCCGCCCCGAGCTCACCCACGTCGTCGACACCCACCTCCAGCTGCTGTTCCGGCAGTCCGAGGTGTACCTGTCGCACGTCACCACCGCACGTGGCTGGAACGCGCGCCGCCCCCTGGGTCTGGAGGCCCGCACCTTCTGGAGCACCGCGCTCGGCGCCACCCTGCTGTCCCGGGCCGGCTTCAGCGGCGACTCGGCCGACCTGGACCTGGCCGGGACGCTGACGATCCACGACTGA
- a CDS encoding alpha-galactosidase, whose amino-acid sequence MTDVQSRDARPPVHFRAAGVSLVIDLDAPVPSVLHWGADLGDLDAAALTALGLSSGVELTNNAPDVPRRLTLLPVERDMWSGTPALAGHLGGRRTSPRPVMVDDATLVTHSPDGGGTLEAEFTDEVTGLALFLLIRLTPQGLVQVRHRARRPADDPVDGETPYDLAGLTALMPLPPRATEILDFTGRWSRERQPQRLPVVDGSHHRHVRRGKPGADSPYVTLAGTTGFANRTGEVWGFHLAWSGDSHWRVERLAEGAGGSSSVIGGGEALRAGEVRLLPGQEYVSPDAFFAWSGRGLDGISERFHGYLRARASHPVRPRPVLVNTWEAVYFDHDLERLKALVDRAAQVGAERFVLDDGWFSGRRNDTTSLGDWQVDEGVWPQGLAPLADHVRTRGLEFGLWFEPEMISLDSRVAREHPEWILAPAQGEGSSMRQQYVLDLTDPAAFSYLLEAISGLVQRYRVAYVKWDHNRELHEAVSRSHGDTVAVSAQTRATYRLMDELRERCPGLEIESCSAGGSRVDLGILARTDRVWASDCIDPVERIMTDRWTSLLLPPELIGVHVGSSPAHTTSRRTDTTMRFAGALLGHTGVEWDLTSRDDEELRALTAFVAFQKSLRPVLARGRVVNADIPDPATTLRGVVDADGSRAVYVWARTVTSSAVLSGQVRFPGLDPARSYVVRIVDDFGLPSFPGREHSPWVRAALDGSLVLPGVALGTVGLPMPTLAAQQALVLELTAR is encoded by the coding sequence GTGACCGACGTACAGAGCCGGGACGCCCGTCCCCCGGTTCATTTCCGCGCAGCCGGGGTCTCCCTGGTCATCGACCTGGACGCACCGGTCCCGTCCGTCCTGCACTGGGGCGCGGACCTGGGTGACCTGGACGCGGCGGCCCTGACCGCCCTCGGTCTCAGCTCCGGCGTCGAGCTCACCAACAACGCCCCCGACGTCCCCCGCCGGCTCACCCTGCTGCCGGTCGAGCGGGACATGTGGTCGGGCACCCCGGCGCTGGCCGGTCATCTGGGCGGCCGCCGCACCTCGCCCCGTCCGGTCATGGTGGACGACGCGACGCTCGTGACCCACTCCCCCGACGGCGGCGGCACGCTGGAGGCCGAGTTCACCGACGAGGTGACCGGTCTCGCGCTGTTCCTGCTGATCCGGCTCACCCCGCAGGGCCTGGTCCAGGTGCGTCACCGTGCCCGGCGTCCGGCCGACGATCCGGTGGACGGCGAAACCCCCTACGACCTGGCCGGTCTCACCGCCCTGATGCCCCTGCCGCCGCGGGCCACCGAGATCCTCGACTTCACCGGCCGCTGGTCGCGCGAGCGCCAGCCGCAGCGCCTGCCGGTGGTGGACGGCTCGCACCACCGGCACGTGCGCCGGGGCAAGCCGGGCGCCGACTCGCCCTACGTGACCCTGGCCGGCACCACCGGTTTCGCCAACCGCACGGGTGAGGTCTGGGGCTTCCACCTGGCCTGGAGCGGCGACAGCCACTGGCGCGTGGAGCGTCTGGCCGAGGGAGCGGGCGGTTCGTCGTCCGTGATCGGGGGTGGCGAGGCCCTGCGCGCGGGCGAGGTGCGGCTGCTGCCGGGCCAGGAGTACGTCTCGCCGGACGCGTTCTTCGCCTGGTCGGGCCGCGGGCTCGACGGGATCTCCGAGCGCTTCCACGGTTACCTGCGGGCGCGTGCCTCGCACCCGGTGCGGCCCCGGCCGGTGCTGGTGAACACCTGGGAGGCGGTGTATTTCGATCACGACCTGGAGCGGCTGAAGGCCCTGGTGGACCGGGCCGCGCAGGTCGGGGCGGAGCGGTTCGTGCTCGACGACGGCTGGTTCTCCGGCCGCCGCAACGACACCACCAGCCTGGGCGACTGGCAGGTCGACGAGGGTGTGTGGCCGCAGGGCCTGGCACCGCTGGCCGACCACGTGCGGACGCGGGGGCTGGAGTTCGGGCTGTGGTTCGAGCCGGAGATGATCAGCCTGGACTCGCGGGTGGCGCGCGAGCACCCGGAGTGGATCCTGGCGCCCGCCCAGGGCGAGGGTTCCTCGATGCGCCAGCAGTACGTGCTCGACCTGACCGACCCGGCGGCGTTCTCCTACCTGCTGGAGGCGATCAGCGGCCTGGTGCAGCGTTACCGGGTGGCCTACGTGAAGTGGGACCACAACCGGGAGCTGCACGAGGCGGTCTCCCGCTCGCACGGCGACACGGTGGCGGTGTCGGCGCAGACCCGGGCCACCTACCGGCTGATGGACGAGCTGCGTGAGCGCTGCCCGGGCCTGGAGATCGAGTCCTGCTCGGCCGGTGGCTCGCGCGTGGACCTGGGCATCCTGGCCCGCACCGACCGGGTGTGGGCGTCGGACTGCATCGACCCGGTCGAGCGCATCATGACCGACCGGTGGACGTCGCTGCTGCTGCCGCCGGAACTCATCGGCGTGCACGTCGGCTCGTCCCCGGCCCACACCACCAGCCGGCGCACGGACACCACGATGCGTTTCGCCGGCGCCCTGCTCGGGCACACCGGCGTGGAGTGGGACCTGACCAGCCGGGACGACGAGGAGCTGCGGGCGCTGACGGCGTTCGTGGCGTTCCAGAAGAGCCTGCGCCCGGTGCTGGCGCGCGGGCGCGTGGTGAACGCCGACATCCCCGACCCGGCCACCACGCTGCGCGGTGTGGTCGACGCCGACGGCAGCCGCGCGGTGTACGTGTGGGCCCGCACGGTCACGTCCTCGGCGGTGCTGTCGGGGCAGGTGCGGTTCCCCGGTCTGGATCCGGCCCGGAGCTACGTGGTGCGGATCGTGGACGACTTCGGCCTGCCCTCGTTCCCCGGCCGCGAGCACTCGCCGTGGGTACGGGCGGCGCTGGACGGGTCGCTGGTGCTGCCGGGCGTGGCGCTGGGCACCGTCGGGCTGCCGATGCCCACGCTGGCGGCCCAGCAGGCCCTGGTGCTGGAGCTGACGGCTCGCTGA
- a CDS encoding LacI family DNA-binding transcriptional regulator gives MGPTIADVARAAGVSRSTVSYALSGKRTISDGTRRRVFEAIETLGFTANAGARALATRRTMVLGLLLRFETDEFAPAMLQYVLGITETARVNGYDVLLVTDHDGPAALRRITGSGMVDGVVLLDVLHHDPRVPVLRRAHQPGATVGLPADTEGLDVFDLDFGEAARRVVDHLTALGHREIVLISPPEQVFGRGGAYGWRFRDAAVERAALRGIRLHAHHGEADPPRIPAAVNAVLDARPGATALIVHNDATAATLPSVLAARGVSVPGDLSVVGLYSAGFARTFSLPYTFAESSPGPLGRMAVEALVHRIDPPAGTAGNAYPVTRFIAPDLIDRGSTRPAR, from the coding sequence GTGGGCCCGACCATCGCCGACGTCGCCCGGGCGGCCGGGGTCTCGCGCAGCACCGTGTCGTACGCGCTGTCCGGCAAGCGCACGATCTCCGACGGCACCCGGCGCCGGGTGTTCGAGGCGATCGAGACGCTGGGGTTCACCGCCAACGCCGGGGCGCGGGCCCTGGCCACCCGGCGCACCATGGTGCTCGGCCTGCTCCTGCGCTTCGAGACCGACGAATTCGCGCCCGCCATGCTGCAATACGTGCTGGGGATCACCGAGACGGCGCGGGTGAACGGGTACGACGTGCTGCTCGTCACCGATCACGACGGGCCCGCGGCGCTGCGCCGGATCACCGGCTCCGGCATGGTCGACGGGGTGGTGCTGCTCGACGTGCTGCACCACGATCCGCGGGTGCCGGTGCTGCGCCGGGCCCACCAGCCCGGCGCCACGGTCGGGCTGCCGGCCGACACCGAGGGACTGGACGTGTTCGACCTCGACTTCGGTGAGGCGGCACGCCGCGTCGTCGACCACCTCACCGCCCTCGGGCACCGCGAGATCGTGCTGATCAGCCCGCCCGAGCAGGTCTTCGGCCGAGGAGGCGCCTACGGCTGGCGGTTTCGTGACGCCGCCGTGGAACGCGCCGCCCTGCGCGGCATCCGGCTGCACGCCCACCACGGCGAGGCCGACCCGCCGCGCATCCCGGCCGCCGTGAACGCCGTGCTCGACGCCCGTCCCGGGGCCACCGCCCTGATCGTGCACAACGACGCCACCGCGGCGACGCTGCCCTCGGTGCTGGCGGCCCGCGGGGTGTCGGTGCCGGGCGACCTGTCCGTGGTCGGCCTGTACTCCGCCGGCTTCGCCCGCACCTTCTCGCTGCCCTACACCTTCGCCGAGTCCTCCCCCGGCCCCCTCGGCCGGATGGCGGTGGAGGCCCTGGTCCACCGCATCGATCCGCCCGCCGGCACCGCCGGGAATGCCTACCCCGTCACCAGATTCATCGCCCCCGACCTGATCGACCGCGGCTCCACCCGACCCGCTCGCTGA
- a CDS encoding methyl-accepting chemotaxis protein — translation MRIKGQGLLGSLSIRTSILLVVSASLAVTALTAGISLVAMSNLAGKTTDTYATSLEPAQDIATIREEVWKARWASTKVGTVTDAATIKDYTNQFEAALKAIDAAVASFNARPVTSAEKAKMASFAKNWATYLEMRDKANALKADGKIDEWQDYSVNTINPQVVTTLAELADVTDISTTTAQQNVADAHSTFTSSRNTLLGTLLVAIIALLALSALVARSITAPLARLREVLEAVATGDLTQDIKLGLRNEVGKMGDALSQAVQRMRSTLATLAASSHALSSHSAELESASTAMSASAQTTTGNVDSMSAVVSGVATNVQAVASGAEQMGASIREISTSAQDAAGVAAQAVGVAGEAETIMIRLGASSSEVGNVVKLITSIAEQTNLLALNATIEAARAGDAGKGFAVVADEVKQLAQETARATEDISTRIEAIQNDTTVAVESIGRVSQVIGQINSYQTTIASAVEEQSVTTSSMAADLSTAATGADEIGVGLGNLHSSASSTLTGAESTQASAAELAVIAKQLETAMGAFRV, via the coding sequence ATGCGGATCAAAGGACAGGGCCTGCTCGGCTCTCTCAGCATCCGGACCAGCATTCTGCTGGTCGTCTCCGCCTCACTGGCGGTCACCGCACTGACGGCGGGCATCAGCCTGGTAGCGATGAGCAACCTGGCCGGCAAGACCACCGACACCTACGCCACGTCACTGGAACCGGCCCAGGACATCGCGACCATCCGCGAGGAGGTGTGGAAGGCCCGCTGGGCCTCCACCAAGGTCGGCACCGTCACCGACGCCGCCACGATCAAGGACTACACCAATCAGTTCGAGGCCGCCCTCAAGGCCATCGACGCCGCCGTGGCCTCGTTCAACGCCCGCCCGGTGACCTCCGCCGAGAAGGCCAAGATGGCGTCCTTCGCGAAGAACTGGGCCACCTACCTGGAGATGCGCGACAAGGCCAACGCGCTGAAGGCCGACGGCAAGATCGACGAGTGGCAGGACTACAGCGTCAACACGATCAACCCGCAGGTGGTCACGACGCTGGCCGAGCTGGCCGACGTCACCGACATCTCGACCACCACGGCCCAGCAGAACGTGGCCGACGCGCACTCCACCTTCACCAGCAGCCGCAACACCCTGCTCGGCACGCTGCTGGTCGCGATCATCGCCCTGCTCGCGCTGTCGGCCCTGGTGGCCCGCAGCATCACCGCCCCGCTGGCCAGGCTGCGCGAGGTGCTGGAGGCCGTGGCCACCGGTGACCTGACCCAGGACATCAAGCTGGGCCTGCGCAACGAGGTCGGCAAGATGGGCGACGCGCTCTCCCAGGCCGTGCAGCGCATGCGTTCCACCCTCGCCACCCTGGCCGCCAGCAGCCACGCCCTCAGCTCGCACTCCGCCGAGCTGGAGAGCGCCAGCACCGCGATGTCGGCGAGCGCGCAGACCACCACCGGCAACGTCGACAGCATGAGCGCGGTGGTGTCCGGGGTGGCCACCAACGTGCAGGCGGTGGCCTCGGGCGCCGAGCAGATGGGCGCCTCGATCCGGGAGATCTCGACCAGCGCCCAGGACGCCGCGGGCGTCGCCGCCCAGGCGGTCGGCGTGGCCGGTGAGGCCGAGACGATCATGATCCGGCTGGGCGCCTCGTCGAGCGAGGTCGGTAACGTGGTCAAGCTGATCACCTCGATCGCCGAGCAGACCAACCTGCTGGCTCTCAACGCCACGATCGAGGCGGCTCGCGCCGGGGACGCCGGCAAGGGCTTCGCGGTGGTCGCCGACGAGGTCAAGCAGCTGGCGCAGGAGACGGCCCGGGCCACCGAGGACATCTCCACGCGGATCGAGGCGATCCAGAACGACACCACGGTCGCGGTCGAGTCGATCGGCCGGGTCAGCCAGGTGATCGGGCAGATCAACTCGTACCAGACCACGATCGCCAGCGCCGTGGAGGAGCAGTCGGTGACTACCAGCAGCATGGCCGCCGACCTGTCCACCGCCGCCACCGGCGCGGACGAGATCGGGGTCGGGCTGGGCAACCTGCACTCCTCGGCCAGCAGCACGCTGACCGGCGCGGAGTCCACGCAGGCCTCGGCGGCCGAGCTCGCGGTGATCGCCAAGCAGCTGGAGACCGCGATGGGTGCCTTCCGGGTCTGA
- a CDS encoding MFS transporter gives MARPHPALLLSLLIDSLGSGMFGPMILLYFHLVAGLPLAQVGALASAAAVLGLVVPLFTGPLADRLSPRTLVVTGQIVQALGYLLFLTARGPVPVFVAFVLTAAGLRVFWSTFFTMMAALPLPLPGPGPGEQGGRERLFAVIGTVRAVGFGTGALIGGLLVGSASPTVFRAALIGNAVSFLVAAVLLVRVPMAPRIWDSTAPRPSGVRILVRDRPFLALVVVDACFAICSDALLVGLPIAVKEGRIAPVAVLGPVLAANTFVIALAQLTVAKSVRGLSRVQALALAGLLWAVWATLMTALPAGPAVVSGVLLAALVLIWTLAEMIHAPVANALATDAAPPGHRGLYLATFQYGFAVANIVVPGAFTALFALGHDVPWIALAVLATAAACGAVTVGRFLPAAAVRPGGRAPQRHF, from the coding sequence GTGGCCCGACCCCATCCAGCACTGCTGCTGTCGTTGCTGATCGACTCGCTCGGGTCCGGGATGTTCGGGCCGATGATCTTGCTCTACTTCCACCTGGTGGCCGGGCTCCCGCTGGCGCAGGTGGGTGCCCTGGCCAGCGCCGCCGCCGTGCTCGGGCTGGTGGTGCCGCTGTTCACCGGGCCGCTGGCCGACCGGCTCTCGCCCCGCACCCTGGTGGTGACCGGCCAGATCGTGCAGGCGCTGGGGTACCTGCTGTTCCTGACCGCGCGCGGGCCGGTGCCGGTGTTCGTGGCGTTCGTGCTGACGGCGGCGGGGCTGCGGGTGTTCTGGTCCACGTTCTTCACGATGATGGCGGCGTTGCCGCTGCCGCTGCCCGGCCCGGGCCCGGGTGAACAGGGCGGCCGGGAGCGGCTGTTCGCGGTGATCGGCACGGTGCGGGCGGTCGGTTTCGGCACCGGGGCGCTGATCGGCGGGCTGCTGGTGGGCAGCGCCTCGCCCACGGTGTTCCGGGCCGCGCTGATCGGCAACGCCGTCTCGTTCCTGGTGGCGGCCGTGCTGCTGGTGCGGGTGCCGATGGCCCCGCGGATCTGGGACAGCACCGCGCCCCGGCCCTCCGGGGTGCGGATCCTGGTGCGCGACCGCCCCTTCCTGGCCCTGGTGGTGGTGGACGCCTGCTTCGCGATCTGTAGCGACGCGCTGCTGGTCGGGCTGCCGATCGCGGTGAAGGAGGGCCGGATCGCGCCGGTCGCGGTGCTGGGGCCGGTGCTGGCGGCCAACACCTTCGTGATCGCGCTGGCCCAGCTGACGGTCGCGAAGTCGGTGCGCGGGCTGTCGCGGGTGCAGGCCCTGGCGCTGGCCGGGCTGCTGTGGGCGGTGTGGGCCACGCTGATGACGGCGCTGCCGGCCGGTCCGGCGGTGGTGTCGGGGGTGCTGCTGGCCGCGCTGGTGCTGATCTGGACGCTGGCCGAGATGATCCATGCTCCGGTGGCCAACGCCCTCGCCACCGATGCCGCCCCGCCCGGGCACCGGGGCCTGTACCTGGCCACCTTCCAGTACGGGTTCGCGGTGGCCAACATCGTGGTGCCGGGCGCCTTCACCGCGCTGTTCGCGCTCGGGCACGACGTGCCGTGGATCGCCCTGGCCGTGCTGGCCACCGCTGCGGCCTGCGGCGCCGTCACCGTCGGGCGGTTCCTGCCGGCCGCCGCCGTCCGGCCGGGAGGGCGCGCGCCGCAACGGCATTTCTGA